The Pseudomonas sp. G2-4 genome window below encodes:
- a CDS encoding ABC transporter substrate-binding protein: protein MRNRLMLCSCLILALVSFKSHAEAIEVVTEDSLYAHAREGKLVGPGVRIAEETLKRAELTDHHMMLYPWARAYEKALHEPNVLIFPLDRTPARELLFKWVGEIHQVTTQLYRVRGDEVITINSLEDAKQYSIGVVRNDAKQIYLKQKGFTRLVVSTDNHDNFQKLLNRQIQLLAMPENTARLMSKDAGADFTSLEAVYALSEQPHRVNIAFSLSTPDEIVARAQRAFEQIKASGEVARIMREER, encoded by the coding sequence ATGCGCAATCGCCTGATGCTCTGTTCCTGCTTGATCCTCGCCTTGGTCAGTTTCAAAAGCCACGCCGAGGCGATTGAAGTCGTGACCGAAGACTCCCTGTACGCTCACGCCCGCGAAGGCAAGCTCGTCGGGCCGGGCGTGCGCATCGCCGAAGAAACGTTGAAACGTGCCGAACTCACCGACCATCACATGATGTTGTATCCGTGGGCGCGGGCTTACGAAAAGGCCTTGCACGAGCCCAATGTGCTGATTTTCCCATTGGATCGCACGCCGGCCCGGGAGCTGTTATTCAAATGGGTGGGTGAAATACATCAGGTGACGACCCAGCTTTACAGGGTGCGGGGAGACGAGGTCATTACCATCAACAGCCTTGAAGATGCCAAGCAGTACAGCATCGGCGTGGTGCGAAATGACGCCAAGCAGATCTACCTGAAACAGAAGGGCTTCACCCGGCTGGTCGTATCAACGGATAACCACGATAACTTTCAAAAACTGCTGAATCGTCAGATCCAGTTGCTGGCGATGCCGGAAAATACTGCGCGCCTGATGAGCAAAGATGCCGGTGCGGACTTCACCTCCCTGGAGGCGGTCTATGCCCTCAGTGAGCAGCCCCACCGGGTCAACATCGCCTTCAGCCTGAGCACGCCGGACGAAATCGTCGCCAGGGCCCAGCGCGCTTTCGAGCAGATCAAGGCTTCAGGCGAAGTGGCGCGGATCATGCGCGAAGAGCGGTAG
- a CDS encoding amidase — protein sequence MKIAEYAAYDALGLAELIARGQVTQAEVSAAALSAIEQLNPKINALVEVWRDESQAASGPFKGVPFLVKDLGLTAKGRLNELGSRLAAGCIAEEDSNLMIRLRQAGLITLGRTTTPELAASTTTEALFSGPTRNPWDLSRSAGGSSGGSAAAVAAGLVPAAHATDGGGSIRVPSASTGLFGLKPSRGRVSMGPAVDEVWAGLAVHGVVSRTVRDSAALLDAIEGPAVGDPFEIARPQHTYLSQTTCEPEPLRIGLLLHPLNGTRCAESVANATRDVAMQLQDMGHRVEEISLDMGLSWEGFVEMNGRFWSANTAAWINALAAGTGRPIDASTLEPATLALHEWGSQLTAIDLLEAMHLRNLVTRAMGRFFGQYDILLSPTLPALPPVIGGYNEGQALLDGRGWMDRVFAHSPFTALANVTGSPSMSVPLAVDPQTGLPIGLQFSAGFAREDRLFRLAGQLERALPWAARTPGVWAGNL from the coding sequence ATGAAAATCGCTGAATACGCAGCATACGACGCACTCGGGCTCGCTGAGCTGATCGCCAGGGGCCAAGTCACTCAGGCCGAAGTCAGCGCTGCGGCGCTGTCTGCCATCGAGCAGCTCAATCCTAAGATCAACGCATTGGTCGAGGTGTGGAGGGATGAATCGCAGGCCGCCAGCGGGCCGTTCAAGGGTGTTCCTTTTCTGGTGAAGGACCTGGGGCTTACCGCCAAGGGCCGCTTGAATGAGCTGGGCAGTCGCTTGGCCGCCGGCTGCATCGCCGAGGAAGACTCCAACTTGATGATCCGCTTGCGCCAGGCCGGCCTGATCACCCTCGGCAGGACCACCACGCCGGAACTGGCCGCCAGTACCACCACCGAAGCGTTGTTTTCAGGGCCTACTCGCAACCCGTGGGATCTGAGCCGCAGCGCGGGGGGATCAAGCGGTGGCTCGGCCGCCGCCGTGGCGGCCGGCCTGGTGCCTGCGGCCCATGCCACGGATGGCGGCGGTTCCATCCGCGTCCCTTCGGCGTCTACCGGACTCTTCGGCCTCAAGCCCAGCCGGGGCCGGGTTTCAATGGGACCGGCGGTGGACGAGGTATGGGCCGGGCTCGCCGTCCATGGGGTTGTCAGTCGTACGGTGCGCGACAGCGCGGCTTTGCTGGATGCAATCGAGGGCCCAGCCGTCGGCGATCCCTTTGAAATCGCCAGGCCGCAGCATACCTATCTCTCACAAACGACTTGTGAGCCCGAACCACTGCGCATTGGCCTTCTTCTGCATCCACTGAATGGCACTCGTTGCGCCGAGTCGGTCGCCAACGCCACCCGCGACGTCGCGATGCAACTCCAGGACATGGGGCATCGGGTGGAAGAGATCAGTCTGGACATGGGCCTGAGCTGGGAAGGTTTCGTGGAGATGAATGGCCGCTTCTGGTCCGCCAATACCGCCGCCTGGATCAACGCTCTCGCGGCAGGCACCGGCCGTCCCATCGATGCCAGCACGCTTGAACCGGCCACGCTGGCGTTGCATGAGTGGGGCAGCCAACTCACCGCCATCGACTTGCTCGAGGCCATGCACCTGAGAAACCTCGTGACCCGCGCCATGGGGCGCTTCTTCGGCCAGTACGACATCTTGTTGAGCCCGACGCTGCCGGCGCTGCCTCCGGTGATAGGCGGCTATAACGAAGGTCAGGCGCTTCTGGATGGTAGGGGCTGGATGGATCGGGTCTTTGCCCATTCACCGTTTACGGCATTGGCGAATGTGACCGGCTCCCCGTCGATGTCTGTGCCTCTGGCAGTGGATCCGCAGACGGGCTTGCCCATTGGCTTGCAGTTCTCAGCGGGGTTCGCTCGGGAGGACCGGCTGTTTCGCCTGGCTGGGCAGTTGGAGCGTGCTTTGCCGTGGGCGGCACGCACACCTGGGGTCTGGGCTGGAAATCTTTAG
- a CDS encoding TetR/AcrR family transcriptional regulator yields the protein MRPERIPQLAPRERILDAAEELFFNEGISRVTVDAIAAKAKSTKMTVYRHFDSKDALVLEWIRLLVDQYSEVFEALATQHAGDPKAQILGFAEFIAQDLSAASYRGCPFTNSLAEMPEPGHPARQLIEAHKQRQFLRLAALCTEAGLAEPNEVAMELTYLMEGAQVVSQNKSIERVGENLIRMIRKKIDG from the coding sequence ATGCGGCCCGAACGAATTCCACAACTGGCCCCCCGAGAACGCATTCTCGATGCAGCCGAGGAGCTGTTTTTCAATGAAGGCATCAGTCGGGTGACGGTGGACGCCATTGCGGCGAAGGCCAAGTCGACCAAGATGACCGTCTACCGGCATTTCGATTCGAAAGACGCCTTGGTGCTGGAGTGGATACGGCTGCTCGTCGATCAATATTCCGAGGTCTTCGAAGCGCTTGCGACACAGCATGCCGGCGATCCCAAGGCGCAGATCCTCGGCTTTGCCGAGTTCATCGCACAGGACCTTTCGGCGGCGTCCTATCGGGGTTGCCCGTTCACCAATTCGCTGGCGGAGATGCCCGAGCCCGGGCATCCCGCTCGCCAACTGATCGAAGCGCATAAGCAGCGCCAGTTCCTGCGTTTGGCGGCGCTCTGCACCGAGGCCGGTTTAGCCGAGCCGAACGAAGTGGCCATGGAGCTCACTTACCTGATGGAGGGCGCCCAGGTTGTTTCGCAGAACAAAAGCATTGAGCGCGTGGGAGAGAATCTGATCAGGATGATCCGGAAAAAAATCGACGGGTAA
- a CDS encoding TonB-dependent receptor gives MNFKKNTIALAVGSAIGLGNCAWAADETGKMEIAPITVTGEKIDRSLEKTQSSVVVVTDKNLREHADKDLVDVFARTPGVYSQAGNENWGIRGVPVSGFDDQGPATLNGAVSVYVDGAVQPNRALTLSPVPLWDAEQVEVFLGPQSTTQGRNSLAGAVVIQTKNPTFEPSFSAQTNVGNYGEHGAAVAGGGAIVDDKIAGRIAVDYGEGDGYIRNTALNEDANPRRTSNTRGKLLILPNDDTDVLLTYAHSEHRQGDRSTMRVNGKPSYYDISSNTKAFDNLKQDTLSAKIDYRLNDAWTLTSLTANTHTDYSARLDFDQSAAANQVILRKQDGDLFSQELRLNYASDTVKSFVGAYYGHSTNNFHDRLLFNNALFGTAKGDTKIENKAVFGEVNWTFAPRWTLITGLRYDHETNDTDIEQDDFSSPGEVSKSFDAVLPKLGIDYELATDQYVGFMVQKGYRGGGVNVRAGGGHEAYDPEYTTNYELSYRGSFFDKTLRTRANLYYTDWKDQQVSILENGADFAHIYNAGRSDIKGLEVFVEKDVTEQLTLNIGGSITDGKYKDFVTGNGQDMSGESFLFSPKYKVSVGGVYRFDDHLIVGTDVTYQSTAPSEYQFDTNGKVTGERRSDNYVLVNFNTEYKVTKNVAVSAYVKNAFDKEYVTNNRSDDIIDVGAPRTFGMILRYDM, from the coding sequence GTGAATTTCAAAAAGAATACGATTGCGTTAGCTGTGGGGTCGGCCATAGGTCTGGGCAACTGCGCATGGGCGGCTGATGAGACCGGTAAGATGGAGATTGCTCCGATCACCGTGACGGGCGAGAAAATCGACCGCTCCCTTGAGAAGACCCAGTCCAGCGTCGTGGTCGTCACCGACAAGAACCTGCGCGAGCATGCCGACAAGGACCTGGTGGATGTGTTTGCTCGTACGCCGGGTGTGTACAGCCAGGCCGGCAACGAAAACTGGGGTATCCGTGGTGTGCCGGTGTCCGGTTTCGACGACCAGGGCCCGGCGACCCTCAACGGTGCGGTGTCGGTGTATGTCGACGGTGCCGTGCAGCCGAACCGCGCGCTGACCCTCAGCCCCGTCCCGCTGTGGGATGCCGAGCAGGTCGAGGTTTTCCTTGGCCCGCAATCCACCACCCAGGGCCGTAACTCCCTGGCTGGCGCGGTGGTCATCCAGACCAAGAACCCAACCTTCGAACCGAGCTTCTCCGCGCAGACCAATGTGGGTAACTACGGTGAACATGGGGCGGCCGTGGCGGGTGGCGGGGCAATCGTAGACGACAAGATCGCCGGTCGTATCGCCGTGGATTATGGCGAAGGTGACGGTTATATCCGCAACACCGCGCTCAACGAAGACGCCAATCCGCGTCGCACCAGTAACACCCGCGGCAAATTGCTGATCCTGCCTAATGACGACACAGACGTTCTGCTGACCTACGCCCATAGCGAACACCGTCAGGGCGACCGTTCGACCATGCGCGTCAACGGCAAGCCCAGCTATTACGATATCTCGTCCAACACCAAGGCCTTTGACAATCTCAAGCAGGATACCCTCAGCGCCAAGATTGATTACCGCTTGAACGACGCTTGGACGCTGACAAGCCTCACCGCCAATACCCACACGGACTACAGCGCCCGTCTGGACTTTGACCAGAGTGCTGCCGCCAACCAGGTCATTCTTCGCAAGCAGGATGGCGACCTGTTCAGTCAGGAGCTGCGGTTGAATTACGCCTCGGACACGGTGAAGAGTTTCGTCGGTGCCTACTACGGTCATAGCACCAACAACTTCCACGACCGATTGTTGTTCAATAACGCCCTGTTTGGTACCGCCAAAGGTGATACCAAGATTGAAAACAAGGCAGTGTTTGGTGAAGTCAACTGGACGTTCGCGCCGCGCTGGACGTTGATCACCGGCCTGCGTTATGACCACGAGACGAATGACACCGACATCGAGCAGGACGATTTCTCCAGCCCAGGTGAAGTCAGCAAGTCGTTTGATGCGGTACTGCCAAAACTCGGCATCGATTACGAGTTGGCCACGGATCAATACGTCGGCTTCATGGTGCAGAAGGGCTATCGCGGCGGTGGCGTCAACGTTCGGGCCGGTGGCGGCCACGAGGCCTACGATCCGGAATACACCACCAACTACGAGCTGTCCTATCGTGGTTCGTTCTTCGACAAGACCCTGCGTACCCGCGCCAATCTGTACTACACCGACTGGAAAGACCAGCAGGTCAGCATTCTGGAGAACGGTGCCGACTTCGCCCACATTTACAACGCCGGTCGCAGCGACATCAAAGGCTTGGAAGTCTTCGTCGAAAAAGACGTTACCGAGCAGTTGACGCTGAACATCGGTGGTTCCATCACCGATGGCAAATACAAAGACTTCGTCACTGGCAATGGTCAGGACATGAGCGGCGAGTCGTTCCTTTTCTCGCCTAAATACAAGGTGTCGGTGGGTGGTGTCTATCGCTTCGACGATCACCTGATAGTTGGCACGGACGTTACCTATCAGAGTACCGCGCCGTCGGAATATCAGTTTGATACCAACGGCAAGGTCACCGGTGAGCGCCGCAGCGACAACTACGTACTGGTGAACTTCAACACCGAGTACAAAGTCACCAAGAACGTTGCTGTGTCCGCCTACGTGAAGAACGCGTTCGACAAGGAATATGTCACCAACAACCGCAGCGACGACATCATCGACGTCGGCGCACCGCGCACATTCGGCATGATTCTGCGCTACGACATGTAA
- a CDS encoding diaminobutyrate--2-oxoglutarate transaminase → MSASSNVTAGGAQQLRLLHSGLSSPYCLDSTPLLERQQQQESNARSYPRRIPLVLERAHGIYVQDSRGQVFVDCLAGAGTLALGHNHPVIIEAITQVMAAGVPMHTLDLMTPVKDAFVQEIFACLPAEFARNARIQFCGPSGADAVEAALKLTRTATGRHSVLAFEGAYHGMTLGTLAISGNLSPKNALGALMPGVQRLPFPHDYRCPFGVAGDQAVTLNVRYLEHLLNDPESGVTAPAAMILEPIQGEGGVIAAPDRWLQELRRLTQAHGIPLIVDEIQCGIARSGRMFGFEQSGITPDVITLSKAIGGGLPLSVMVYNDSLDVWQPGAHAGTFRGNQLAMAAGTATLRFIRDEGLVEHAETMGAHLRKHLQALQNEFAWIGDVRGRGLMLGMEIVDPQGALDVQGHPPVDTARAKAFQQACLRHGLIVELGGRHGATVRFLPPLIITEQEIDFVAKILFQAASTINERPAG, encoded by the coding sequence ATGAGTGCTTCTTCGAACGTCACGGCAGGTGGCGCGCAACAGCTACGCCTGTTGCACAGCGGGCTGTCGAGCCCTTACTGCCTGGATTCGACGCCGCTGCTGGAACGCCAGCAACAGCAAGAGTCCAACGCCCGCAGCTACCCGCGACGCATTCCATTGGTGCTGGAACGGGCCCATGGCATTTATGTGCAGGACAGCCGCGGACAAGTGTTTGTCGATTGCCTGGCCGGTGCCGGAACCCTGGCGCTGGGCCACAATCACCCGGTGATCATCGAAGCCATTACCCAAGTCATGGCGGCCGGTGTGCCGATGCACACCCTGGACCTCATGACGCCGGTGAAGGACGCATTCGTCCAAGAGATTTTCGCTTGCCTGCCTGCCGAGTTCGCTCGCAATGCACGCATCCAGTTCTGTGGCCCGAGCGGGGCCGATGCGGTCGAGGCGGCGCTCAAGCTGACCCGTACCGCTACGGGGCGGCATTCCGTCCTGGCCTTCGAAGGGGCCTACCACGGAATGACGTTGGGCACGCTGGCCATCAGCGGTAACCTGTCGCCAAAAAATGCCCTCGGCGCATTAATGCCAGGTGTGCAACGCTTGCCGTTCCCTCACGACTATCGTTGCCCGTTCGGCGTGGCCGGCGATCAGGCGGTGACGTTGAATGTGCGTTACCTCGAACATCTGCTCAATGACCCGGAAAGCGGCGTGACCGCACCGGCGGCCATGATCCTGGAACCGATTCAAGGGGAGGGCGGGGTGATTGCCGCGCCGGACCGCTGGCTGCAGGAACTTCGCCGCTTGACCCAGGCCCACGGCATTCCGCTGATCGTTGACGAGATCCAGTGCGGCATTGCCCGCAGCGGCCGGATGTTCGGCTTCGAGCAATCGGGGATTACGCCGGATGTCATCACCCTGTCCAAAGCCATCGGTGGCGGGCTGCCGCTGTCGGTCATGGTCTACAACGATTCCCTCGACGTCTGGCAGCCGGGCGCGCACGCCGGTACGTTCCGTGGCAATCAGCTGGCGATGGCGGCGGGCACCGCGACCTTGCGCTTTATCCGCGACGAGGGCCTGGTCGAGCATGCCGAAACGATGGGCGCTCACCTGCGCAAACACCTGCAGGCGCTGCAAAACGAGTTTGCCTGGATTGGCGACGTGCGCGGTCGCGGCCTGATGCTCGGCATGGAAATCGTCGACCCGCAGGGCGCCCTCGATGTACAGGGGCATCCGCCGGTGGACACGGCTCGGGCCAAGGCATTCCAGCAGGCATGCCTGCGGCACGGGTTGATCGTCGAGCTGGGCGGCCGCCACGGTGCGACTGTCCGCTTCTTGCCGCCGTTGATCATCACCGAGCAGGAAATCGATTTCGTCGCGAAGATCTTGTTCCAGGCGGCGAGCACGATCAACGAGCGTCCCGCAGGTTAA
- a CDS encoding transporter substrate-binding domain-containing protein: MFLPLSRLLMCGLLMFLAASGSAAEAPLRIVTEELPPYNMTQNGKVTGMSTEVVQAVLKEIGVEAPIQPMPWARAYELALNEGNVLIYSIVRTPARESLFQWIGSLASTKWYLYSLADRPIKLNSLADAHGHQIATVNQDVGEQYLVSKGFRIGEELQSSNKYEHNYRKLKVDHVELWISNELNALYLTRQNGEDPDKVLIKSLPLPELSSDDGLHMAFSRKTPPQTVEKFRAGLEAIRRNGVYDAIMRKWL, translated from the coding sequence ATGTTTTTACCACTCAGCCGCCTACTCATGTGTGGCCTTCTAATGTTCCTGGCGGCAAGTGGATCTGCGGCAGAGGCCCCGCTGCGCATCGTTACGGAGGAACTTCCTCCCTACAACATGACGCAGAATGGGAAAGTGACGGGCATGAGCACCGAGGTGGTCCAGGCCGTACTCAAGGAGATCGGCGTGGAAGCCCCTATCCAGCCCATGCCTTGGGCCCGGGCGTACGAACTGGCGCTCAACGAAGGTAATGTGCTGATCTACTCGATCGTCCGCACACCGGCGCGGGAATCGCTGTTCCAGTGGATCGGGTCCCTTGCCTCCACCAAGTGGTACCTGTACTCGTTGGCTGACCGCCCGATAAAACTCAATTCCCTGGCCGATGCCCATGGTCACCAGATCGCCACCGTCAATCAGGACGTGGGCGAGCAGTATCTGGTCTCGAAGGGCTTTCGCATCGGTGAGGAACTGCAGTCGAGCAACAAGTACGAGCACAACTACCGAAAGCTCAAGGTCGATCACGTGGAGCTCTGGATCTCCAATGAGCTCAACGCGCTGTACCTGACTCGCCAGAACGGTGAGGATCCGGACAAAGTGCTGATCAAGTCGCTGCCACTTCCCGAGCTGAGCAGTGACGACGGCTTGCACATGGCGTTCAGCCGCAAGACACCGCCCCAAACGGTTGAGAAATTCCGTGCTGGCCTGGAGGCCATCCGGCGCAATGGCGTATACGACGCCATCATGCGCAAGTGGTTGTGA
- a CDS encoding diguanylate cyclase, whose protein sequence is MASHCRALTPQPPKNKVFSSLGRRLVLATLLFCLLFTLAMVTLRTWIAWENNLTEMNSELVLIDQVFQNTLAHAIWEMDRESLDKQLSSVATAAPVGRVVLNILRPGQAPEIIEFNRYTADSSGVKPVLHRELVAHPYIGANEKVGELTIEGDNRLLWERLWDEARNIVITQIIQSLLLAGLVMTMFNRLVTVHVVQIARHLSGLAPQTLKRQLKLQRSVHRPDELSLLEFQVNQLQDNLHAHLERQHSDELAIAASRDQLAELVEARTAELKAANQALEALSRHDALTGLANRRYFDELKEVEFRRAIRHKTPLAVLMCDVDFFKIYNDTYGHIQGDQCLKQIAETLSSVFGRSGEVTARLGGEEFVVVLPNVDAQQACDAAQRLRTSLAERELPHSGSAVSSFVTLSIGVAELDPETMDHFDQLLQRADQALYRAKHQGRDRVVL, encoded by the coding sequence ATGGCCAGCCATTGCAGAGCACTGACCCCTCAGCCGCCAAAGAACAAGGTCTTCAGCTCGCTAGGGCGACGCCTGGTGCTCGCCACCCTGTTGTTCTGCCTGCTCTTTACCCTGGCCATGGTCACTTTGCGGACCTGGATCGCCTGGGAAAATAATCTGACGGAGATGAATTCGGAGCTTGTCCTGATCGATCAGGTGTTCCAGAACACCCTGGCCCACGCCATTTGGGAAATGGACCGTGAATCCTTGGACAAGCAGCTCTCCAGCGTCGCGACGGCTGCGCCAGTGGGCCGCGTGGTACTGAATATTTTGCGACCGGGCCAGGCCCCTGAAATTATCGAATTCAATCGATACACCGCCGACTCATCAGGCGTGAAGCCGGTGCTGCATCGCGAGCTCGTTGCGCACCCCTACATCGGCGCCAACGAAAAGGTCGGCGAACTGACCATCGAAGGCGACAACCGCTTGCTGTGGGAGCGCCTCTGGGACGAGGCGCGCAACATCGTCATTACCCAGATTATCCAATCGTTGCTGCTGGCCGGCCTGGTCATGACCATGTTCAACCGCTTGGTGACCGTGCATGTGGTACAGATCGCCCGGCACCTGAGCGGGCTCGCTCCGCAAACACTCAAGCGTCAGCTCAAGCTGCAGCGCTCGGTGCACCGCCCGGACGAACTGAGCCTGCTCGAGTTTCAAGTCAATCAACTCCAGGACAATCTCCACGCCCATCTGGAGCGCCAGCATTCGGATGAACTGGCGATTGCCGCCAGTCGCGATCAGTTGGCCGAATTGGTCGAGGCGCGGACCGCGGAACTCAAGGCTGCCAACCAGGCCCTCGAAGCCCTGTCGCGCCACGACGCGTTGACGGGCCTGGCCAACCGTCGCTATTTCGATGAATTGAAGGAAGTCGAATTTCGCCGCGCGATCCGCCACAAGACCCCGCTGGCAGTGCTCATGTGCGATGTCGATTTTTTCAAGATCTACAACGACACCTACGGCCACATCCAGGGGGATCAGTGTTTGAAACAGATCGCTGAAACCCTGAGCAGCGTTTTCGGGCGCTCTGGCGAAGTGACCGCTCGCCTAGGGGGCGAGGAGTTCGTCGTGGTGCTGCCAAACGTTGACGCACAGCAGGCTTGCGACGCTGCCCAGCGGCTGCGCACAAGCCTGGCCGAGCGCGAGCTGCCCCACAGCGGCTCAGCGGTATCTTCCTTTGTCACCCTGAGCATCGGTGTCGCCGAGCTGGACCCAGAGACCATGGATCATTTCGATCAACTGCTGCAACGCGCCGACCAGGCGCTGTACCGGGCCAAACACCAAGGGCGCGATCGCGTCGTTTTATAA
- a CDS encoding TauD/TfdA family dioxygenase yields MTSIEHLNGRFEPFSDAPMDGSAVALPLLVQATPGQSIHDLGASIRDNVPHALATVGGVLFRGFTVATPIDFKRFAASFGAPLASYEFGSTPRSKVFAGVYSSTEYPAHQFIPLHNEQAYTRPWPSRIWFHCMKASETGGETPIADSRLIYQRMPAEIRELFASRELLYVRNYSGALDLPWEKVFNTQDRAQVERYCQDNDIEWEWKADGELRTRQRCAAVQQHPDTGEWIWFNQAHLFHVSAIEPSVRASLLAAVGEENLPRHVYFGDGSAIPDAMLDSVREVYRQTAISFPWHPGDILMLDNRLVAHGRNPFTGDRKVIVAMA; encoded by the coding sequence ATGACCTCAATCGAACACCTGAACGGGCGTTTCGAGCCTTTTTCAGATGCTCCCATGGATGGAAGCGCGGTGGCGTTGCCCCTTTTGGTGCAGGCGACACCAGGACAATCGATTCACGATCTGGGCGCCTCGATTCGCGACAACGTGCCCCATGCCCTGGCCACGGTTGGCGGCGTCCTGTTTCGCGGGTTCACCGTTGCCACGCCGATCGATTTCAAGCGCTTCGCCGCCAGTTTCGGTGCACCGCTGGCCAGTTATGAGTTCGGCTCCACGCCGCGCAGCAAAGTCTTTGCCGGGGTCTATAGCTCCACGGAGTACCCGGCCCATCAGTTCATTCCGCTGCACAACGAGCAGGCCTACACCCGTCCCTGGCCTTCGCGCATCTGGTTCCACTGCATGAAGGCCAGTGAAACCGGCGGCGAGACACCGATTGCCGACAGCCGCCTGATCTATCAACGCATGCCCGCCGAGATTCGTGAGCTGTTCGCCAGCCGCGAGCTGCTCTACGTGCGCAACTACAGCGGCGCCCTGGACCTGCCTTGGGAAAAAGTCTTCAACACCCAGGACCGTGCCCAGGTTGAACGCTATTGCCAGGACAACGACATCGAGTGGGAATGGAAAGCCGATGGCGAGTTGCGCACCCGCCAGCGTTGCGCGGCGGTGCAGCAGCATCCCGATACCGGTGAGTGGATCTGGTTCAACCAGGCGCACCTGTTCCATGTGTCGGCCATCGAACCAAGTGTGCGTGCCAGCCTGCTGGCGGCGGTGGGTGAAGAGAACCTGCCGCGCCACGTGTATTTCGGCGATGGTTCGGCCATTCCCGATGCCATGCTCGACAGCGTGCGCGAGGTCTATCGCCAGACCGCCATCAGCTTCCCTTGGCACCCCGGCGACATCCTGATGCTCGACAACCGACTGGTGGCACACGGTCGCAATCCTTTCACCGGTGACCGCAAAGTCATCGTGGCCATGGCGTGA
- a CDS encoding DUF6124 family protein, whose protein sequence is MFKVTPNPPDIDPVLYGDSLDPKKLKEAADRALSFYLNPGATKTQILPRKPGTIFTIDAAVDDETLLVEACESLASASVMVSDLADLTDGPRRQTMLVLQRVIMLGELAVNRVLDNHKPG, encoded by the coding sequence ATGTTCAAGGTTACTCCCAACCCCCCGGATATCGATCCGGTACTCTACGGCGACTCTCTCGACCCTAAAAAGCTGAAAGAGGCGGCAGACCGCGCGCTCAGCTTCTACCTAAATCCCGGGGCAACGAAAACGCAGATACTGCCCCGCAAGCCCGGTACGATCTTCACCATCGACGCAGCGGTGGATGACGAAACGTTGCTGGTCGAGGCATGCGAATCCCTGGCATCCGCCAGCGTGATGGTCAGCGATCTGGCCGACTTAACGGACGGCCCACGACGCCAAACCATGCTGGTGCTGCAACGGGTCATCATGTTGGGTGAGTTAGCGGTCAATCGAGTACTGGACAACCACAAGCCTGGGTAG